Proteins encoded within one genomic window of Diorhabda sublineata isolate icDioSubl1.1 chromosome 1, icDioSubl1.1, whole genome shotgun sequence:
- the LOC130447927 gene encoding protein pygopus-like produces MSHMPPFRLNVPNLPSDLPPAPSNPKRKRKNAPIQPPPSVQDLLPPPLSGYGDTIVASNPFDDCPSNVNTGMSRPHGGPQMVMGGPNPNMVMANNMGMYRPMCPNPSMGMNSPIMHSPNAHQMNNSMMMNGPRMNHMGPSHGPPHMMPSPNGPGGGGPMGPNMNMTGPPMHSPIGNMGPMPGHGSGNASPMGHNGPMNGGGMNNPMNGPPMGGPQMSHGSHGGPGQGPGMNMNSGNGPPVGPPMNNNFIMSPMNNMYSKPMPVSAGKVYPADQPMVFNSQNPNAPPIYPCGVCHKEVHDNDQAILCESGCNFWFHRGCTGLTEAAFQLLTAEVYAEWVCDKCLQSKNIPLVKFKP; encoded by the exons atgtcTCACATGCCGCCATTTAGATTGAACGTCCCCAATTTACCTTCAGACTTACCCCCTGCTCCTTCTAATCctaaaaggaaaagaaaaaatgcgCCTATCCAACCTCCGCCCAGTGTTCAAGATTTACTACCTCCTCCTTTATCTGGTTATGGTGATACAATAGTAGCATCGAACCCTTTTGATGATTGTCCCAGTAATGTTAATACCGGTATGTCTAGACCCCACGGTGGGCCCCAAATGGTCATGGGAg GTCCCAATCCGAATATGGTTATGGCAAACAACATGGGTATGTATAGACCAATGTGTCCTAACCCATCTATGGGTATGAATTCCCCTATCATGCACAGCCCAAACGCCCACCAAATGAATAATTCTATGATGATGAACGGTCCTAGGATGAATCATATGGGTCCTAGTCACGGTCCGCCCCATATGATGCCCAGTCCCAACGGTCCGGGTGGAGGAGGACCTATGGGACCTAACATGAACATGACAGGTCCTCCTATGCATAGTCCTATTGGTAATATGGGTCCAATGCCTGGCCATGGATCAGGTAATGCTAGTCCAATGGGTCATAATGGTCCTATGAATGGCGGTGGGATGAATAATCCCATGAATGGTCCACCTATGGGAGGACCACAAATGTCTCATGGATCGCATGGAGGTCCTGGACAAGGACCTGGAATGAATATGAATTCCGGTAATGGACCACCAGTAG GTCCAcctatgaataataattttataatgtcGCCGATGAATAATATGTATTCGAAACCTATGCCGGTTTCTGCTGGTAAAGTGTATCCAGCGGATCAACCAATGGTTTTCAATTCCCAAAATCCGAATGCTCCGCCGATTTATCCTTGTGGAGTGTGCCACAAGGAAGTACATGACAATGATCAAGCCATATTATGTGAAAGTGGGTGCAACTTTTGGTTTCACAG GGGTTGCACCGGTTTGACTGAAGCTGCGTTTCAACTTTTAACAGCTGAGGTATACGCAGAGTGGGTATGCGACAAATGCCTACAATCGAAAAATATACCTTTGGTTAAATTTAAACCTTAA
- the LOC130447333 gene encoding uncharacterized protein LOC130447333, translating to MNNFSPNPSDSGYVDSSEIHTSSFQNGTPCNRKRKASCIDNCNHNLSEFMDYCSPQFSSTLNGSFMNTFEKIHLNNNHEKDSVIQSQSSKMSKFLDKRKFCSVPNTPEQQVKYSRDTIAKKANTNSFIKNFAQFGMQSQSPLNKEAYDILYPELPSLEGKKPATPLKNDKSSNHVKKRLFHIPKQNLLKTIISNNVIMNIIFKDLSNGDLYRLAQVSNGFKEAILSNHDASSRYLIYSEFYKHHKENYRITPPGSPEKDSSSDTEQEASPRSKNFINFVHFAKKLNRNQSLIKCPQCQKPSVVENDIAQCQNFTRCGYIVCIKCDSFANSPKAFIDKCNNARLLNTTKHRSLLGDLSNCTTTSDYMTDISNSIFSSSFNLNMSNRDESSGTFSDYAVSTPKHNVKRNLSKSFMDNSEVKIFSASNARIVSRPMKKLTRKTSLVPVIPLETTKTTDITEPPSPPKIQQHLVCSKQIKIRGDVILLAYMK from the exons ATGAACAACTTTTCTCCAAATCCTTCCGATTCAGGTTATGTGGATTCTTCCGAGATACATACTTCTAGTTTTCAAAATGGGACTCCTTGTAATAGGAAGAGGAAGGCTTCTTGTATCGACAATTGTAATCATAACTTATCAGAATTCATGGATTATTGCTCGCCCCAATTTTCCAGTACTTTAAATGGATCCTTTAtgaatacttttgaaaaaattcatttaaataataatcatgaaaaag ATTCAGTTATTCAATCACAATCATCTAAGATGTCTAAATTCCTAGATAAACGTAAATTTTGTTCAGTTCCCAATACTCCAGAGCAACAAGTTAAATATAGTAGAGATACAATTGCAAAAAAAGCAAATACTAATAGTTTTATCAAGAATTTTGCTCAATTTGGTATGCAATCACAATCACCCTTAAATAAAGAAGCATACGATATCCTATACCCAGAATTACCATCTCTAGAAGGCAAAAAACCAGCTACTCCACTTAAAAACGATAAATCATCGAATCACGTTAAAAAGAGGCTTTTTCACATACCAAAACAGaatcttttaaaaacaataatatcaaACAATGTAAtcatgaatataattttcaaagatttatcTAATGGGGATCTGTATAGATTAGCACAAGTTTCCAATGGTTTCAAAGAagcaattttatcaaatcatgATGCTTCAAGTAGATATTTGATTTATTCTGAGTTTTATAAACACCACAAAGAAAATTATAGGATAACCCCACCTGGTTCCCCCGAAAAAGATAGTAGTTCAGATACAGAACAAGAAGCCAGTCCCAGATCAaagaatttcatcaattttgttCAT tttgCAAAAAAGCTAAATAGAAATCAATCATTAATAAAGTGCCCACAATGTCAGAAACCCTCCGTGGTAGAAAACGATATAGCGCAATGTCAAAATTTCACTAGATGTGGATATATTGTTTGTATAAAATGTGATAGCTTTGCGAATAGCCCAAAAGCATTCATAGATAAATGCAATAATGCGCGATTATTAAATACAACGAAACATAG AAGTTTATTGGGAGATTTGAGTAATTGTACAACGACGAGTGATTACATGACAGATAtttcaaattccatattttcttcGTCATTTAATCTAAACATGTCGAATAGAGATGAATCGTCCGGTACATTTTCTGATTATGCAGTTTCGACACCTAAACATAACGTTAAAAGGAATCTGTCTAAATCGTTCATGGATAATTCAGAA GTAAAAATCTTTTCGGCTTCGAATGCAAGAATTGTGTCACGACCAATGAAGAAATTGACCCGTAAAACATCACTAGTTCCAGTGATACCTTTGGAGACGACTAAAACTACAGATATAACGGAACCTCCAAGTCCTCCGAAAATTCAACAGCATCTCGTCTGTTCCAAACAAA TCAAAATACGAGGGGACGTTATATTATTGGCTTACATGAAGTAG
- the LOC130452352 gene encoding protein CUSTOS-like gives MSSDSSDEDLALIREAQDPQFFKENLYSSIQESKEKLQPVVELASLRKTVDENEQFNFLKVTPEFQKYVAKQLSFILDKQLEKNINYAVEDKVDRKKKKTTSGVKLFYNSDKLLKAGKSEELPIDQPVKKFVVKRNILVKEEDLKSITVSGAEILSQKDIKYWSNRTKSKKLFNYKQDKNGTLQLVESKFIY, from the exons atgtcCTCTGATAGTTCAGATGAAGATTTAGCCCTAATAAGAGAAGCACAAGATCCTcagttttttaaagaaaaccTATACAGTTCAATACaag aatcaaaagaaaaattacagCCTGTTGTAGAACTCGCAAGTCTACGTAAAACTGTAGACGAAAATGAACAGTTCAACTTCCTTAAAGTAACTccagaatttcaaaaatacgtAGCTAAACAACTATCTTTCATTTTGGATAAACAGttggaaaaaaacattaattatgCCGTCGAGGATAAAGTTgatagaaagaaaaagaagactACTAGTGGCGttaagttattttataattcaGACAAGTTATTGAAAGCGGGTAAAAGTGAGGAATTGCCTATTGATCAACCAGTGAAGAAATTCGTAGTGAAACGCAATATACTAGTGAAAGAAGAGGATTTGAAGAGTATAACAGTGTCTGGGGCggaaattttatcacaaaaagacATTAAATATTGGTCGAACAgaacaaaatctaaaaaattattcaattacaaACAAGATAAAAATGGTACATTACAGTTAGTTGAATCgaagtttatttattaa